One region of Zingiber officinale cultivar Zhangliang chromosome 7B, Zo_v1.1, whole genome shotgun sequence genomic DNA includes:
- the LOC122004581 gene encoding uncharacterized protein LOC122004581 yields the protein MGGPSYIIAIDLSGDDPIKRVIIDDDIEFFDSLPICEYHYHYLAFSSTGELFLILRRAEYVYLDPDDDDDDDPIKHETIGLMVFKYNCESSSYWDEVRCLGNKSIFIGMNNAYLLSIEDFAGVEANCIYFTDTWEGSRCNADKGRSNLDIGIFNLEQKKFQRYCLPYEITLPPPIWFIPSM from the coding sequence ATGGGTGGTCCTTCATATATTATTGCGATTGACCTAAGTGGAGATGATCCGATCAAAAGAGTTATCATTGATGATGACATTGAATTCTTCGACTCCTTACCAATCTGTGAATATCATTATCATTACTTGGCATTCTCAAGCACTGGCGAACTATTCCTAATTTTGAGACGTGCAGAATATGTTTATCTAGATCctgatgacgatgatgatgatgatccaATAAAGCATGAGACCATAGGATTGATGGTTTTCAAGTATAATTGTGAGAGTAGTTCCTATTGGGATGAAGTTAGATGTTTGGGAAACAAGTCTATTTTTATAGGCATGAATAATGCTTATTTATTATCGATCGAAGATTTTGCTGGAGTCGAAGCAAATTGTATCTACTTCACTGACACTTGGGAGGGATCAAGATGCAATGCAGATAAAGGAAGATCAAATTTAGATATTGGCATCTTCAATTTGGAACAAAAAAAGTTTCAGCGTTATTGCTTGCCATATGAAATTACGTTACCTCCGCCAATCTGGTTCATTCCATCGATGTAA